One Prionailurus bengalensis isolate Pbe53 chromosome D3, Fcat_Pben_1.1_paternal_pri, whole genome shotgun sequence genomic region harbors:
- the LOC122470785 gene encoding salivary glue protein Sgs-3-like, whose amino-acid sequence MDRKHGKYIVNVEHSENQPVTQNFFTDRSLWKIFLACLLACAITTTIGVLIECLVYNGKNNNTSIVIQLPQNHGTTSSTISETIVPTVITDSTSTSDSTTITMTTASTSREPTSTKTIASTDTLTATATTATSPTFTELKTTAGTSNSAKPNPTMTASNATEAKTTKTTPPASAEPAATATVTYSLQPTTTKITGTTTEPTTTTATATASTEPTTTTVTSTLSVKPTITTAATTSSELTTTETSSTNTEARITTAAIIMSAVPTTPEATAITATKPTTSKATSTTSTETAITMATTTSNKPMTTTATITTY is encoded by the exons atggacagaaaacatgggAAATACATCGTGAATGTCGAACATTCTGAAAACCAGCCA GTGACACAAAATTTCTTCACTGACCGGTCTCTTTGGAAGATCTTCCTGGCTTGTCTCTTAGCCTGTGCTATAACAACAACAATTGGAGTACTCATAGAGTGCCTGGTGTATAATGGGAAGAATAATAATACCTCCATTGTTATTCAGCTTCCTCAAAACCACGGGACAACCTCATCTACTATTTCTGAAACTATAGTTCCTACTGTGATAACAGATTCTACCAGCACATCCGATTCAACTACCATCACTATGACTACTGCTAGCACTTCAAGAGAACCAACTAGTACAAAAACCATTGCTTCTACTGACACTCTCACAGCAACAGCCACCACTGCAACTTCTCCCACTTTTACTGAACTTAAAACGACAGCAGGAACAAGCAATTCAGCTAAACCAAATCCCACAATGACTGCCAGCAATGCTACTGaggcaaaaacaacaaagaccaCTCCTCCTGCTTCTGCTGAACCTGCAGCCACAGCAACAGTCACCTATTCACTTCAACCCACTACCACAAAGATTACCGGCACAACCACTGAGCCTACAACCACCACAGCCACCGCTACTGCCTCTACAGAACCTACAACCACCACAGTCACcagcactctctctgtcaaaccCACAATCACCACAGCGGCCACTACCTCATCTGAACTGACTACTACAGAAACTTCCAGCACTAACACTGAGGCTAGAATCACCACAGCTGCCATTATAATGTCTGCGGTACCTACAACCCCCGAGGCCACTGCTATAACTGCTACCAAACCTACCACCTCCAAGGCTACTTCTACAACTTCTACTGAAACTGCTATCACCATGGCCACCACGACTTCTAACAAGCCTATGACCACCACAGCTACCATTACAACCTACTGA